From Peromyscus maniculatus bairdii isolate BWxNUB_F1_BW_parent chromosome 19, HU_Pman_BW_mat_3.1, whole genome shotgun sequence, the proteins below share one genomic window:
- the LOC143269540 gene encoding uncharacterized protein LOC143269540 isoform X2: protein MDAESPRPECYNPPDSAGGTGGSCSGPQTAEDEFLLPPQLPVAYEEGGTKQRSSGPAAPRPSDVQTSCLPQPRNPAAWLTDGSSFLQEGERRAGAAVTTESEIVWTSPLLPGTSAQKAELIALTQALRMAEARRTRN from the exons atggacgccgagtcaccccgccccgagtgttacaacccccccgacagcgccggagggaccggcggctcctgcagcggcccccaaacagcggaggatgagttcctgcttcctccccaattgccggtcgcctacgaggaaggcgggacaaagcagcgaag ctctggtccagcagcccccagaccgagtgatgttcagaccagttgtctccctcaaccccgcaaccctgctgcctggctcacggatgggagcagcttcctccaagaaggagaacggagggccggagcagccgtcaccaccgaatcggagatagtttggacctcaccactgctacctggaacatcggcccaaaaggcagagctgatcgcgctgacccaggccctccggatggcggaagcccggaggaccaggaactaa
- the LOC143269540 gene encoding uncharacterized protein LOC143269540 isoform X3 translates to MGAKQSGPAANGRTRAYSGSDLPSGGARQPQARPAETRAAESLRRQRPTASRSEGRWIARWAAERHSRQRRRRRTRDVAGARRRGRGWGRRGTAPWPATRSDVPRPAPAQYGEGD, encoded by the coding sequence ATGGGCGCCAAGCAGAGTGGCCCCGCCGCCAACGGCCGCACCCGCGCCTACTCGGGCTCGGACCTGCCCTCCGGCGGCGCGCGGCAGCCCCAGGCGCGGCCGGCCGAGACCCGGGCGGCGGAGAGCCTGCGGCGGCAGCGCCCCACAGCCTctcgctcggaggggcggtggatagcgcgatgggcggccgagcggcacagtcggcagcggcggcgcaggcggacacgggatgtggcaggggcacgcaggcggggccggggatggggtcggcgagggaccgccccctggccggcgacccgcagcgatgtgccacgaccggctccggcccaatatggggaaggtgactag
- the LOC143269540 gene encoding uncharacterized protein LOC143269540 isoform X1, giving the protein MAAAEGAGVSPRLLPSARPRCGRGGLGRRGHGRQAEWPRRQRPHPRLLGLGPALRRRAAAPGAAGRDPGGGEPAAAAPHSLSLGGAVDSAMGGRAAQSAAAAQADTGCGRGTQAGPGMGSARDRPLAGDPQRCATTGSGPIWGR; this is encoded by the coding sequence atggcggCGGCGGAGGGCGCCGGGGTttccccgcgcctcctcccgtccgcgcggccgcggtGCGGTCGCGGGGGCCTGGGGCGGCGCGGACATGGGCGCCAAGCAGAGTGGCCCCGCCGCCAACGGCCGCACCCGCGCCTACTCGGGCTCGGACCTGCCCTCCGGCGGCGCGCGGCAGCCCCAGGCGCGGCCGGCCGAGACCCGGGCGGCGGAGAGCCTGCGGCGGCAGCGCCCCACAGCCTctcgctcggaggggcggtggatagcgcgatgggcggccgagcggcacagtcggcagcggcggcgcaggcggacacgggatgtggcaggggcacgcaggcggggccggggatggggtcggcgagggaccgccccctggccggcgacccgcagcgatgtgccacgaccggctccggcccaatatggggaaggtga